The region AAGCATTCCCTGGGGTTCTCCGAAACCCGGATGCGCATATATGCCGGTGATTACGCCGACTGCGCGGACGCCGATATCGTGGTCCTGTCCGTGGCCGCGCCCTATAGCGAGGGAGGTACCCGCCTGGACATGCTGGACAAGGCGGCCCTGATTCTCTCCGACATCGTTCCGCAGGTCATGGACAGCGGTTTTTCCGGAATTTTCATTGTCATCACCAATCCGGTGGACGCCCTGAGCTACCTTGTGCACAAGCTGTCCGGCCTGCCTGCGCACCGGGTCATCGGCACAGGTACATCCCTGGATTCCGCCCGGCTCAGGTATTTCCTGGCCGAGACCATGGAAGTGGACCCTCGCAGCGTGGAGGCCGTGTGCATGGGCGAGCACGGGGATTCCCAGATGATCCCCTGGAGCCAGGTTACGGTGGGGGCCAAGCTGTTCAGCCAGATACTCAAGGATAACCCCGAACGGCTCAAGGGTTTTGATCCGGCTCGGGTTCAGGGCGAGATCCGTCAGGTTGCCTACCGGATCGTCAAGTCCAAGGGAGCAACGGACTATGGCATCGCCTCGGTGGCCGCCAGGATGATCAAGGCCATCGTCAGGGACGAGAATATCGTCATGCCCGCCTCGGTCATGCTCGACGGTGAGTTCGGGGAATCCGACGTCTACGCAGGCGTCCCGGCTGTCATCACCCGTAACGGCATCAAAGAACTGGTGACCTACCACCTTGAGGAGTCGGAGCTGGCTGAGTTCAGGAAGTCCCTCGACGTCCTGCGGGATGTGAACGGGAAAATGATGCGGCTCCTCGATCGCTGAAAGGGTGGCGAGTTTTCATCCGGGTCACCGGTAGATCCGAGCCTCCTGCAATAAACCGGACCGCCACCGCTTGTCCTTGCTGTTCGGGATCAGACTCCATGCTGCGCGCTCACGCGTCGAGCCGAGAGCCTGATCCCGAAGTTGTTTTAGCGGTGCCTCAACTCGTCTAGGGATGAAGCTCCCGACCCGCCTTTTGCCTCGCCCGATAGGCGTCGGCCACAAAGGCCAGCGACACCAACTGCTGGGCCATAAAGATGTAATAGCCCTGGCTACACATCAGGGCCGCGCAACTCAAGTTCCCGAGAATGAATCCGAAATAGCCGTTCACGTCGTTCTTGGCGGACAGATACGTGCCGATCAGGAAT is a window of uncultured Pseudodesulfovibrio sp. DNA encoding:
- a CDS encoding L-lactate dehydrogenase produces the protein MALCPSKLAVIGMGNVGCALAHHLTIGNTCDELVLINRNREKAWGEAEDLKHSLGFSETRMRIYAGDYADCADADIVVLSVAAPYSEGGTRLDMLDKAALILSDIVPQVMDSGFSGIFIVITNPVDALSYLVHKLSGLPAHRVIGTGTSLDSARLRYFLAETMEVDPRSVEAVCMGEHGDSQMIPWSQVTVGAKLFSQILKDNPERLKGFDPARVQGEIRQVAYRIVKSKGATDYGIASVAARMIKAIVRDENIVMPASVMLDGEFGESDVYAGVPAVITRNGIKELVTYHLEESELAEFRKSLDVLRDVNGKMMRLLDR